The stretch of DNA GGCCGAAAGGTCTACATTGGCCTTATGATCGCGTTTGCCATCGTGACGGTCGCTGGACCGTTCGCAATTCAGTTTTTTGAGCAGTTCCGCATGCAGCGGCAATTCGAGAAAGGCTTTACGGTAGTCCGTAGCTTCAAGCCCATGCTCTCTGCCCGATGGGGAGATTTCCTCGTCGTCGGGACGGAAGACCAATATGTCGGTGGTGTGGGTGGCATGAGCGTTCGTGGTTCACTCATGGCGTTCTCCCTTAAAGATGGATCAAGCGTTAAACTGCCGATGGAAGCCAATGGCGACATTGCCAGGCCACTCGCCGATAGTGCAGCACTCGCAGTGATCGCGAACGACCAGCAGGTGTACGTCATCACCAACGATACGCTGTACCGCGTGGAGAAAATTGAGGGCGGTATCTCGGTCGAGCGTGAAACGCAGTTTGATGTGGTCGCCAGCGGCCCAGGCGAAGTGGAGTCGGATGCGATGCTGATTCGCGGCAGACCCGTCTGCAGGTATTCGACTTCGATTTTATCTCTCGAGGGAAAACCGGAACTGCTCCTCGGGATATGGCGTATCGACGATGACCTCATAAGATATGCAATGAGCCTGAATCTTCCCGAATTCATGACTCCCGCTAATGAGCCACCGGCAGGCAACGAGGAAGAACCTGTGATCGTCGCGCCACCTGAGGGGGATCTGGTGGTCTCTACGAACAACCTGCACGTCAAAACGGCCTCTTTGGGCACCAACGTGTATCTGGTCGTATCGCTGGATGGAAAAACCGTCTATCGCTCGATGGAGGCTGATCAGTTTCTCAAGCTGGACGAACCCGAGGCTGATCAGGCTCCAAAACCAAATCCCGCCACAACCAACCCTGCCGACTGGGAGACACTTGATGTTCCAGCCGATTTGCTACCACTCACGATTCTGCCGTCGTCCAATGTCACGCGGCTGGTGATGCGGGATGTGAATGGCCAGTTCTATTCGGTCTACGAACGGACTACTGAGGGTTGGTCTGCCGAGCCAAGGCTGGTCACCCGTGCGGATCTGGAAGTGAATACCGATGGTGAAGTCTTTGCAGTACCGGGCGCCAGCGATGACACGATCGTCTTCATTACAAATGATGTGGCCCACGGGCTGCGGATGCATCCGCTGATCAATGGAGAATTGCAGAAACCGATCAAGCTGGCCGGTTGGGCTGCACAGCCGGCAGTGGCCTATTACCTGGGCATTATTCAGTGGAACATGATCTTTGGCTTCTCTGTGCTGATTTTCATTGGCCTGGTGCCCACCATTCTCATGGCCATGTTCCGTACAAATCAGTTGGAGCTTTCGGACCAGACAGTGGAAATGGCTTCGATTCTGCGCCGAGGAATTGCCCGCACCTTCGACTTTATGATCTTCTCCATCCCGCCTTATGCACTGGCCGGTTACTACATTTATCAGATGGACTGGTCGGCAGTGATCGGGACTTTCCAGAATGGGAACATGGTTGAGAAAGAGTTGACTCAATGGGCCATCTGGGCCTTAGTGGTGGGTCTGGGCTACTTCAGCTATTTCCTGATTGTGTTTCTGATGTACTGCTGGGTCGAAGGGACGTGGGGGACGACTCCCGGAAAGTTTCTGTGCCGGATCGAGACCTTGAGAACGACACTCAGGCCTTGTGGATTCTTTCGCTCGATCTTGCGAAATGCGGCCATTCTCATCGATGGTTTTTTCAACTACGTCGTGGGAGTCATGCTGATTGGCCTGCAGTACAAATGGCAAAGAGTCGGCGACCTGCTCGCTGATACCGTGGTGGTACGCACCTATCGACCAAGGAACACTTTCGATGATCTTTCCGGCCAGTCGAACACCTGATTGCTATGCCAGAGCACCACTTTTCGAGAAAGTGATTATTCAACGGAAGCAATTCATCGGGTGATTTTCTGGCAGCGTAAGCCACAAACTAGGATGAACGACTGGCCCTCATACGCTGCCCCAGGCCCCGCAAGGGGTTAGAATTCGGAGACGACTTCGTTGCCGTTGCGACTGTGGAGTGCGCGGTGAAGTGTGATATCGATGTTCTCGGAGAGGAAGCGAACGGTACCGTCGCCGATCAGAACATGAGCACCGCCGGTGTGGAGACTGCGTGGGCCATAGAAGCCCACGCCGTGAACCTGGATATCGGGGATGTTGCTGTTGGGTCGATTATAGCCGTTGGTGGTCACGTATGTGCTGAGTGAACGAACCCAGGAGAGGCCGCGTCCTGAGCCATCCGTTCCGCCTTTCCAGGTCTTTCCGGGGATGACGGGAGTGAGATCGGGGTTGCTGATCAGGCCTGTTTGCCAGCCACTTCCAGACCCCATGTAGCCGCCTGTGGCGGGAGCTCCACTGCTCGAGGCACCGGAAGTCCCTGCCAGCAGCTTGCGGTAAGGAAATGGTTCGCTCGTGCTGTCGGGGCTTCCATCGGCGCGAATGGTTTCACTCATGAAAACGGTATTGGAAGTCCCGTCAGTGATGTCCCGGAAGCGGACACTGGAGTTAAACCAGAAGATTCCATCTGTGGGAAATCGGTCATCATAGAAGGTTCCGGTCCCGCTGCCGGTGCTGACCATGTAGTTGTTACCACCAAAGGTGAAGGTGTTGGCTCCGGAGGCAAATCGATATTGCGTGGGAGCAGGATCACTGGGGCAAAGAAAAACGGGCACAACGTTCGGGAAAACTGTCGCGAGTGCCGGATTGACTGTCGAACTGGGGCCGGAGCCAATCTGTGGAGGCACGCTGAAGTTGATCAGATTCTGCACATTGCCCTGATCGATATACGGGAGAATTCGAGCCTGTACCGAGTAACTTGAGCTGTTTCCACTCGTGGGAAAGACCGTGAAAGTGCTCTCGTAGTTATGGAGAGCCAGGCCCAGTTGCTTGAGATTGTTGCGGCATTGAGTTCGCCTGGCGGCCTCTCTGGCCTGCTGCACGGCAGGTAAAAGCAATGCAATTAATATTGCAACTATAGCGATCACCACCAGTAGTTCAATCAAAGTGAAACCCTGTCGTTTCTGGATGTTCATGCGAAGAGACCTCCTCAATCAGTTGTGTGAGAAAACAGAAATTCGAACTGGAAAATTGACAATGTGTGACAATTCAAGCGTGAAAATGCCGTCTCAGTGGTCGCGATCCACCGCTGGGTTGCGGGTCAAGACCAAACACCTCAAATATTGCACTTGCATAAAAAGATCTTTAGAAGTGCCACTGAAAAGATTATTCTAGAGTCCACTGACTTATTTGCAATTCAATTGCAATAAATTTATGGTTGTGTATATTCGCATGCTCGGGAGAAGGGGATCGCCACGACATCTGTGGTGGGTGTTCTTGAGTTTTTCATTTTTGGACGGGAGGGCCGGTATGTCTCGCAATCGTGTCCATGAAGCACAACGGGCGGGATGGTCGCCACTTGCCGCCCGGCATCTCCTCGCAAGGACGGGATTTGGCTTCGATCTAAAGCACGAAGAGAAACTGGCGGTCTTATCACGAGAACAGGCAGTCGATCAGCTTCTCGAAGACGCTCAGAATGCCCCCCGCTCTACGCCGCCCGCGTGGGTCAAAACACCTTGGGTGAATACAGAACGGCGTTATGCCGATACCACTGCTGAGGAATTTCGCGGCAAACATGGTGCGACCAACGGTCGGTATGCCCGCGAGATCGCCGATCTGCGCCGCTGGTGGGTGAATGAGATGATGACCTCTCCGGTACCACTGCGGGAGATGATGACACTCTTCTGGCACAGCCACTTTGCGTCGAGCATTGGCAAAGTTCTCATCTCGCAAGCCATGTACGAGCAGAATGCCACTCAACGAAAGCATGCGTTGGGGAACTTTCGGCAACTGCTGAGAGCCATGACGATTGATGGCGCCATGATGATTTATCTCGATCTGGAGGACAGCGAAAAAACACAGCCCAATGAGAATTACGCCCGCGAACTCTTCGAACTCTTTGCGCTCGGGCACGGTCATTACACTCAGGCCGATATCCGCGAGGCGGCTGGTGCGCTTTCAGGGTGGCAACTGAATGCTCCACCTGGCACAACCTTGCCTCAGAGACCAACCAACCCAGCGGATAATCGACGCTTTACACGCGATGGTATTGTCGCAGAACTGGTGGTCGAGCGGCACGATGCGGGCACCAAAACAATCTTTGGAAAAACCGGCACATTCGGTCTCGATGAAGTGATCGAACTTACAATCAATCATCCGGCTTGCGGATTATTTCTTGCTGAAAAACTGGCCAGCTACTTTGGTCTGAGCGATGAAACCGGTCGAGTCCAACAGCAGATGGCCGAGGTGTTCCGATCAACCGGTGGTGAGATCGCACCGATGCTGCGAGTGCTGTTCACTGCCGACGAATTTTACACCGATGGGACAAGAAATCGTCTCATCAAGAGTCCGGTCGTGCTCTGGGTGAGCACCTGTCGTCAATTGCAACTCGAAACAACCTGTACGCGAGGAGTCAACAAGTATCTGGCGGCTCTGGGGCAGGAACTCTTTGAGCCACCCAATGTGAAAGGCTGGCCAGGTGGTGAAACATGGATCAGCGCAGGAACTCTGGCACTGAGATACCACCTCACGGATATTGTTCTGGAATCGAAAGAGCCTCCGGGGATGGACCCCATGGGGCGGGATCGTGGTCGGCCGGTGATGCTTCCCAAAGATCCTGCAGAGCGAGCGAAATTCCTCGCGCGTATGGAAGGAGGAATGTCTGAAGGTGAGGGGATGATGGCACCTCGTCGCGGCGAACGGGAAGCCGGCCCCGCTTACGAAGTCAACTTCTCGCCAGACAAACTCTTTCCGGCCGGTCTCCCGGACTCGTCTGCCGAACTGGCGGATCAACTGCTGAATCGATTGCTGGTGGATCCACCACGGGCAGAACTTCGGGCAGCTGCCATGGAAGCGGCGACACGAAATATCGGACCTTTGCGAGTCCAGTCTGTCCTGCGACTGATCCTCAGTTCGCCCGATTACCAGCTCACATAACTTGTTGCAGCAAGAGAACATTCTCCTTCATCGATTCTCTACGAGGTCAACATGGCAATCTCTCTTTCCAGTCGACGCGAATTCCTGAAGCAGGCGGGATTCTTGACTGCCTGGAGTCTGACACTTCCGCATTTTGTGGTTCAGTCTCGCCAGGCACTGGCTCATGCACCCATTGAGGGTTTGGCGGATGATCGTATTCTGGTACTGGTTCAACTGGCTGGCGGAAATGATGGGCTGAACACACTCGTCCCCTATGGCGATGATCTGTATTACGAGGCACGTCCCAAACTCTCGGTGGCGCCGGAAGACGTACTCAAGATTGACGATTACTGTGGTTTTCATACAGAAATGTATGCTCTTCGGGAGTTGTGGGAAGATGGACTGCTCAGTCTGATTCAGGGTGTGGGATACCCGAATCCTGACCGTTCGCACTTTCGATCCACCGAAATCTGGGAGACGGCTTCGGGATCGGAGAAGAATATCGCCAGTGGCTGGATTGGCCGATACTTTGACAGCGAATGCTCAAAAGCGGTGACACCAACGCTGGGTGTGCAGCTTGGTGAACGAACGGCACAAACATTTGCCGGCGATCATCCGCGAGTTGTAACTCTCTCGAACCCTCAGCTCTTTCAGTTTTCCGGCGGATCAGCGCGAGAAGACGAGTTGGCCAAAGTTCATGTTCCCTCAGTGGGTGCGAATTCCTCGTTAGCATTTTTGCAGCGTACAGGGAATGACGTCCTGTCGGTTTCGAGACAGCTTTCGGAAAAGGTGAGGTTGCAGCCGACAACAAAGGATTACCTGCCCTATCAGTTTTCGCAGACACTCCGACTGGTTGCGAAAATGATCGCTGCAGAGGTTCCGACCAGAGTCTATTACGTGTCGCTGCCCGGGTTTGATCATCATGCCACACAAAAGATGCGTCATGCGATGCTTTTACAGGAGCTGAGTGAGAGCCTCTCGGTCTTTGTGCGCGATTTGAAAAATTTAGGACATCTCGATCGCACACTGGTTGTGACCTTTTCTGAGTTTGGCCGCCGTGTGGCCGAGAACCAGAGTGAAGGAACAGATCATGGGACTGCGAACCTCATGTTCATGGCGGGTGGAACTTCCCGAGCAGGGTTTCACGGCACGCGTTCGAATCTTTCCCGACTGGATGACGTGGGGGATTTGCACCACACAACTGATTTCCGCAGTATCTATGCCTCGATGCTCAAGGACTGGCTGGGAGCCAACCCTGCCAGTATTCTCGATCCACGGGTGGCACCGATGGCGGGTCTTTTCAAGTGAGCCAGATAATTCAGTCGCGTCTGGATCGAGTGTCACAGTTTTGGCTTGGGGGCATGGCAGGGGATGAGTGCCTGTCGTGTCACTTTTCGCCACCTGAAAACTCAGCCATCCGTCGCGGTTTTGTCGCCGATCTGTTGGCATAAGATCTTATTGACCGTGAGAGCAAAGGATCGCAGAACATCTTTAATTGTTGTGGTATGCTCTTCGGACTACGAACCCTAATCAATGCTCCGAAATCAACTTTTGGGAAGCGTGACCACATGACTGATCAATCAACATCTGAAATTGTCACTCCAGTATGTGAACTCTTCCCGGATCAATCGGTACTTACCGAATCACTGCTGGCGAAAAAGTGTCTCCCTTGTGAAGGAGGCATTCCTCGACTGGAACCTGCTGAGATTGCCGCCCATTTGCTGCTCGTACCGGGCTGGCAGGTCTCCAGCGACAGCAAGATGATCAGCCGCTCGTGGCGTGCCCGCAATTTTGTCTCGGCGATGGAGCAGCTGAATGCGCTGGCCGAATTAGCCGAGGCTGAGCAACATCACCCTGATCTGCATCTGACAAGCTACCGCCACATCCGTGTCGATCTCTGGACACATGCGATTGATGGGCTTTCAGAGAATGACTTTATCCTGGCAGCAAAAATCAATCAGTGGCTGCAGAAGCAATCGATCACCTAAACCAAAACCTGATCATGCCCTCTTCGATCCTGCCTGTCAGATGCTGGATCATCACCAGGCGTTCATCTCATATTCTGCCAGATAAGATCGCAGCAGATTTTCCATCACAGCGATCAAAGGGAGTGGCCGTTCGACCTCCAGAGTGATCGCTCGGGGTGAACGCACAATGGTCGCTCGCCCCGGTTGAAGATAAGGCAGAATCGCTGCGGTCGAGGGAAAATCAATCGCCTGGATGCGACTGGATTCTTCTTCACCAAATCCATCATTTACGAGACCACTGTAATCAAGCCAGGTGGACCATAAAGAAACCATAGGAGTCACGATGGTCGCGCTGTCCATCCACACGTAACCCAGCACCTGCCCGTCCTTAGGCAATGACTTTTTCCCAGTCATCGTCGTACTGAAATTCGTCTGGCCGTTTTGCAGAAAACGCAGATACGCCTTGATCGCTTGAGGATGCGACGCCACGACCAGATGTCGATCGGTCAAACATAATGACCATGTGGTGCGCAGAATCGAATAGCTTGGGGTCTCGATGGTATAGATGGTGCGATCCATGAACTCGGTCTGCTGGACTTTGGCACCATCTTCAACGCTGACACTGTTCGCTACGACTTTCATAATTTCGGCAAAGGCAGCGACCGATTTACGCGGGTCACGCACTTCCCAGCTTCCAATCAGACCACCGTCGAGCATGGCCCCCTGCTCACTCGAAGCAAAGAACATCCATGTATCGCCGAAAGCCGAAAAGATATCTTCCTCAACCATGACCCCCAGTTCGGTATTCAACTGCTGAATCGTCTCCTCCAGCAAAGCCTGACTCCCGGGAACGGTTTCTTTCATCGTTTTGCGGAAAGTTTTGAGCCACTGAGCCGGGCTGAATTTGAGTGCCGCCACAAGTTCGGCTTTGGCAGGCACACGTTCAAAGTCTTTTTCTGTGAGTGCCGGCGTATCAAGCATGTGCCACAGGCCTTGGGGTTCCTGATTAAAGACGATCTGGCCGCGCATGGTGAGTGTCCCTTGAGAAACACCCGTGGCACTGGCATAGCTTTGTACGGAACTGAATCCCGCGAGATCAGCCAGTAAGAGCTGTGCTTGAACAGCAGGTTCGGGGATTTTTCGCAGCAGTTCACGCAGACCCTCGACATCCACGAAGTGAGTCACACCGATCCGGCTGATCCCCAGTCGAGAAATGGCCTGCTCGTATCGAATCGCCTTTTCTGCCTTGATTTCAGGTGCCTGGCGAGTGCGCTCGACAGCTTGTTTGAGTGCCGAT from Planctopirus ephydatiae encodes:
- a CDS encoding RDD family protein, whose product is MSSSQISPESVPFSNPPPLGYRSEQGRKVYIGLMIAFAIVTVAGPFAIQFFEQFRMQRQFEKGFTVVRSFKPMLSARWGDFLVVGTEDQYVGGVGGMSVRGSLMAFSLKDGSSVKLPMEANGDIARPLADSAALAVIANDQQVYVITNDTLYRVEKIEGGISVERETQFDVVASGPGEVESDAMLIRGRPVCRYSTSILSLEGKPELLLGIWRIDDDLIRYAMSLNLPEFMTPANEPPAGNEEEPVIVAPPEGDLVVSTNNLHVKTASLGTNVYLVVSLDGKTVYRSMEADQFLKLDEPEADQAPKPNPATTNPADWETLDVPADLLPLTILPSSNVTRLVMRDVNGQFYSVYERTTEGWSAEPRLVTRADLEVNTDGEVFAVPGASDDTIVFITNDVAHGLRMHPLINGELQKPIKLAGWAAQPAVAYYLGIIQWNMIFGFSVLIFIGLVPTILMAMFRTNQLELSDQTVEMASILRRGIARTFDFMIFSIPPYALAGYYIYQMDWSAVIGTFQNGNMVEKELTQWAIWALVVGLGYFSYFLIVFLMYCWVEGTWGTTPGKFLCRIETLRTTLRPCGFFRSILRNAAILIDGFFNYVVGVMLIGLQYKWQRVGDLLADTVVVRTYRPRNTFDDLSGQSNT
- a CDS encoding DUF1559 domain-containing protein; the encoded protein is MNIQKRQGFTLIELLVVIAIVAILIALLLPAVQQAREAARRTQCRNNLKQLGLALHNYESTFTVFPTSGNSSSYSVQARILPYIDQGNVQNLINFSVPPQIGSGPSSTVNPALATVFPNVVPVFLCPSDPAPTQYRFASGANTFTFGGNNYMVSTGSGTGTFYDDRFPTDGIFWFNSSVRFRDITDGTSNTVFMSETIRADGSPDSTSEPFPYRKLLAGTSGASSSGAPATGGYMGSGSGWQTGLISNPDLTPVIPGKTWKGGTDGSGRGLSWVRSLSTYVTTNGYNRPNSNIPDIQVHGVGFYGPRSLHTGGAHVLIGDGTVRFLSENIDITLHRALHSRNGNEVVSEF
- a CDS encoding DUF1800 domain-containing protein; this translates as MSRNRVHEAQRAGWSPLAARHLLARTGFGFDLKHEEKLAVLSREQAVDQLLEDAQNAPRSTPPAWVKTPWVNTERRYADTTAEEFRGKHGATNGRYAREIADLRRWWVNEMMTSPVPLREMMTLFWHSHFASSIGKVLISQAMYEQNATQRKHALGNFRQLLRAMTIDGAMMIYLDLEDSEKTQPNENYARELFELFALGHGHYTQADIREAAGALSGWQLNAPPGTTLPQRPTNPADNRRFTRDGIVAELVVERHDAGTKTIFGKTGTFGLDEVIELTINHPACGLFLAEKLASYFGLSDETGRVQQQMAEVFRSTGGEIAPMLRVLFTADEFYTDGTRNRLIKSPVVLWVSTCRQLQLETTCTRGVNKYLAALGQELFEPPNVKGWPGGETWISAGTLALRYHLTDIVLESKEPPGMDPMGRDRGRPVMLPKDPAERAKFLARMEGGMSEGEGMMAPRRGEREAGPAYEVNFSPDKLFPAGLPDSSAELADQLLNRLLVDPPRAELRAAAMEAATRNIGPLRVQSVLRLILSSPDYQLT
- a CDS encoding DUF1501 domain-containing protein, whose product is MAISLSSRREFLKQAGFLTAWSLTLPHFVVQSRQALAHAPIEGLADDRILVLVQLAGGNDGLNTLVPYGDDLYYEARPKLSVAPEDVLKIDDYCGFHTEMYALRELWEDGLLSLIQGVGYPNPDRSHFRSTEIWETASGSEKNIASGWIGRYFDSECSKAVTPTLGVQLGERTAQTFAGDHPRVVTLSNPQLFQFSGGSAREDELAKVHVPSVGANSSLAFLQRTGNDVLSVSRQLSEKVRLQPTTKDYLPYQFSQTLRLVAKMIAAEVPTRVYYVSLPGFDHHATQKMRHAMLLQELSESLSVFVRDLKNLGHLDRTLVVTFSEFGRRVAENQSEGTDHGTANLMFMAGGTSRAGFHGTRSNLSRLDDVGDLHHTTDFRSIYASMLKDWLGANPASILDPRVAPMAGLFK
- a CDS encoding 4a-hydroxytetrahydrobiopterin dehydratase; amino-acid sequence: MTDQSTSEIVTPVCELFPDQSVLTESLLAKKCLPCEGGIPRLEPAEIAAHLLLVPGWQVSSDSKMISRSWRARNFVSAMEQLNALAELAEAEQHHPDLHLTSYRHIRVDLWTHAIDGLSENDFILAAKINQWLQKQSIT